Part of the Candidatus Cloacimonadaceae bacterium genome, GAGATAAGCGAGATCAGGTTGATAAGTGTTTCGGGTAGGGCTAATCCACTTGGCGTAGCAATATAGACCGGTTCCCAGACAGGATTGAACTTGTCCTTGTATTGCCGAAGCCCCTGCAGCTGGTAAAAGTGGTTTCCGTATTTGAATATGAGTGAGCCCAAACGGTGCCAAAGGGGTGCCAAAGCTCTGTTTTGCATTCCTGAAAATGGTGCTATGCCAAGATCAAACCACTGGTAAGCGTTGGCTTTTCCCCAAAGCATCACCTGTATGAAGAGATACTCCATCACTTTGGATTCGGTTGCGGGTAAATAGCGCATTAAATCTACTGAAATTTCATCTTTTCTTTCCGTTAACCAGAGGTTGGCGAAGGCGATTATTTCGTTGTCTTTTTGAACGACACCCATGGGGAAGAGGCTAATATACTCCGGGGAATAGAAACCCAGGGAAAACCCCTTTTCTTTGGTGCGTTTATCAGAAAGCCAGGCATCTGAGATATGTTTGATTCGGGGGAGCAGGCTGGGTAAATCTGTCTGGTTGATAATGTTGAAGCTATAGCCACGTGACTCCACATGATTAATCGTTTGCCGCCGCCGCTTATTGGCAGGGTCAGCAAGGTTAAAAGTCGGTAAATTCACTCTGGCTGTTTCGCCGATTTTTATCAGGGAAAGACCCATGTCCAAATATAAATCCAAATTACCGGAGCTCACTTCATAGAAAATTGCTCTGCCCCCATGCTGATCACAGTATTCGCGAAATTGCCAGGCAAGCTCCTGAACATCTTCTTTTTTCCCAATGGGATCGCCCATTACCACCCAACTTTTTCCCTCTACCGCATACATGATAAGGGCAGTTTGCTGCTTGTTGATAAAGAAGCGTTTATCCCCCAGAAAAGCAAGATTGCTATTAGTATGGGAGGATTGGCGAATTATGCTTTCGATCACATCGGGGCTTGGACTGGCATCTGCTGCCGGATGATAGCTTCTAAACAATCTCAGTATGCTGTAGAGAGAGATAAAACCTACAATGGCGACAAGCATGCGTAAAAAACGGGAGGCATCTCCATGCAAACTAAATTGCCACCACAGCTCAGTAGAGTATTGAATGTGCTTATAGGAAAAAAAACCCAGCCAGATTGTAGAGCCAAGGGCTACTGTGATGGACAATAGCCAGGCAACCGAAAATGGCTGATCTATCAGATGCGATTTTCGATAAAAATGCTTCTGGCAGGGAATCAGTGCAAGCAGCATCAATCCAAGCGTAAGTGCTTCTTCGTAATCATGACCCTTAAAAATGGACACAAAAATCCCAGCCGTCATAGCCACGATAGTAAGATAATAAGCTGAATTCAATCTTCTTTGCAAACCCCTGGCTAAGAAGAGTAATGCAATGCCAATAATACTGGCAAAAAAATGTGAAATCTCGATTACCGGCACCGGCACAAATTCATGCACCGCCAATAGCCTTTGCCTGAGAGAGGGTGTGGCATTGGAAAACAACAGGATTACCCCCCCTAAGAACGAGATAATAGAAAAAATCTGCGGTGCCAGAGGACCCACAATGTTGTCATAACTCTTTACAGCTTTAAACAAGTACTTCTTTTGACGGACAAGTTCTTCACCGCTGAACAAGGCAGTTGCCAACCCCAAAGGCAAAATATAATACACCACTCTATAAGCCATCAACGTGCCCAATATCTGCAGAGCCGGGAAAGTACTGCCCAGTAGCAAGAGCATTGTCGCTTCAAAAACTCCCAAACCTCCCGGAACCTGGCTTATTACCCCCACAAACTGAGCCAAAAGGAAAAAACTAATCAAAGTAAAATACGATATCTGATTCCCACCGGGTAAGAGAACATACAGCACAGAGGCGGCTATGATCCAATCAAAAGATGAAATCAGCAGTTGCGCGATACCCATGGATGGTTTTGGCAGACTGAAAGACCATTTGCGGATTTTTAACTCACCGGTTTTCCAGTGTATCAATGCAAAGTATGCCCCCACAATTAGCAGAAAAACCACCCCAATTACCCTGAGGGACAAAAATGATAGCTGCAGCCCCGGTGGTACAGGCATCGGGGCTATGCTAAACATCAATCCGGTTAAAAAAAGAAAGCCCAGCCACAGTGTGAATGTGCAAAATGCTACCACCTTCGCTACATCAAAGGCTCCCAAACCCCAGGCTGAATACAGGCGATAGCGGATTGCCCCTGTTATCAAAGGGTGCCCCATATTGTTGCTAAACGCATAACTGATAAAAGAGGATATGGATATTCGGGCGTATTTTATACTGTGTCCCACGTATTTGATAGCCATGAAATCGTAAAAAGTCAGCACAAAATAACTGATAAAAGTAAGCCCAATAGCCCACCAGATATTCGCTTGGGGGATACTGTGGAAAGCTTGAGAAACCTCATGATAGTGATATTGCCGCAGTCTCTGGTGTATAAAGACAAACACGAAACACAATGCAGCCACGCTGATGGCAATCCCGAATACTGCTGAGCGACTGGTTTTTTTACTCATTGCGATTTGCCTGCTAATCCCGCACGTGTTTGTAAAAATAATGTTTGGCTATCTCCGTAACGCAGATGTAGGAAACGATTATCAGAACGAGGAAAACCATGAATTTGAAGGGAAGAGCCACAAAACCCATCAATTGAGCGATAGGCGTGTAGGGTAGTAACAGCGTGGCTGCTACAACTATAATTGTGGCAAGTAACAGCGCTTTGCCGGGTTTGCTTCGATAAAAAACCTTGCGGGTGCGGATAACCATTACAATCAACGATGCTGAAATAACCGATTCCACAAACCAGCCGGTCCTGAATTCCTCAGGACTGGCATGAAGGATAAGCAGCAGTACCCCGAAAGTGAGATAATCAAAGATGGAACTCACCAGTCCAAAAGTGAGCATAAAATTACGAATAAACTTGATGTTCCAGCGGTGAGGTGCCTTAATCATTTCCTCGTCAACAGTATCGGTAGCAATATTCATCTCCGGAAAATCGGTAGCCAGGTTGGTAAGGAGTACCTGTTTGGGTAAAAGGGGCAGGAAACTAAGAAACAGTGATGCGCCAGCCATGCTGAACATATTGCCAAAATTGGCACTGGTTGCCATAAATACATATTTCATGGTATTGGCAAAAGTCCTGCGTCCCAAAATAACTCCTTCAACTATCACGCCAAGGTCATTTTCCAGTAAAACAATATCAGCAGCATCTTTGGCAACATCTACTGCCGTGTTTACCGAGATGCCAACATCAGCAGCATGCAAAGCAGAAGCATCATTGATGCCGTCACCGATATAACCTACGACATTGCCTATTTTCTTCAATGCCAGGATGATGCGTTCTTTTTGGTTTGGCTCCACTTCGGCAAAGATATCGGTATGCATTGCCCGCATCGGCAATGCCAGGGAGCTGATATTGTTCAGGTCTTTTCCGGTGAGGATTTTTGGAGAGGCTAAACCCAAATCCGCACCCAGTTTGGCAGCCACCAGATGGTTGTCTCCTGTGATTACTTTCAGACTGATTCCGGTCTTTTTCAGCGTGGAAATAATAGCCCTGATGTTTGCTTTCAAAGGATCGTGAAGCGTCAGAAAACCTGTAAATACCATACCTTCTTCACAATTTTTGCTGAACACGGCATTCGATTCCAGATATTTGTAAGCAAGCCCCAAAGTTCGGAAACCACTGGCACTATTTTCAGCAAAAAGCTTTTCAATTTGGGGGATCATTTCCAATATATCTACGCGGTTGCCATCCGGCAGTTCTGCTTGGGAGCATACTTCCAGGATATTGGACATAGCACCTTTGGTTATCATCAGGAGTTTGTTATCTTCTGCCACAAGCACACTAAGACGTTTGCGGCTAAAATCGTAGGGAGCTTCATTCCGCTTGCTGAAACGGGAAATATCCAGGATGCGGTGATCGCGAATAGCCTGGTCTATGGGATTGGTAAAGCCGGATTCAAACGAAGCATTTAAGAAAGCATGCAAAAATACTTTTTCATTAGGGATTCCTGTGGTTCCCAAGGCAGATTGGAGCATTACTGTTCCTTCGGTAAGCGTACCTGTTTTATCGGAGCACAGGATATTCATGGAGCCAAAGTTTTCGATGGAAGCCAGGCGCTTTACGATCACTTTGTGCTTTGCCATATTCCGCGCCCCATGGGATAGATTGATACTGATGATTGCCGGCAGAAGCTGGGGTGTAAGCCCAACAGCCAAAGCCATGGAAAATAG contains:
- the mprF gene encoding bifunctional lysylphosphatidylglycerol flippase/synthetase MprF, producing the protein MSKKTSRSAVFGIAISVAALCFVFVFIHQRLRQYHYHEVSQAFHSIPQANIWWAIGLTFISYFVLTFYDFMAIKYVGHSIKYARISISSFISYAFSNNMGHPLITGAIRYRLYSAWGLGAFDVAKVVAFCTFTLWLGFLFLTGLMFSIAPMPVPPGLQLSFLSLRVIGVVFLLIVGAYFALIHWKTGELKIRKWSFSLPKPSMGIAQLLISSFDWIIAASVLYVLLPGGNQISYFTLISFFLLAQFVGVISQVPGGLGVFEATMLLLLGSTFPALQILGTLMAYRVVYYILPLGLATALFSGEELVRQKKYLFKAVKSYDNIVGPLAPQIFSIISFLGGVILLFSNATPSLRQRLLAVHEFVPVPVIEISHFFASIIGIALLFLARGLQRRLNSAYYLTIVAMTAGIFVSIFKGHDYEEALTLGLMLLALIPCQKHFYRKSHLIDQPFSVAWLLSITVALGSTIWLGFFSYKHIQYSTELWWQFSLHGDASRFLRMLVAIVGFISLYSILRLFRSYHPAADASPSPDVIESIIRQSSHTNSNLAFLGDKRFFINKQQTALIMYAVEGKSWVVMGDPIGKKEDVQELAWQFREYCDQHGGRAIFYEVSSGNLDLYLDMGLSLIKIGETARVNLPTFNLADPANKRRRQTINHVESRGYSFNIINQTDLPSLLPRIKHISDAWLSDKRTKEKGFSLGFYSPEYISLFPMGVVQKDNEIIAFANLWLTERKDEISVDLMRYLPATESKVMEYLFIQVMLWGKANAYQWFDLGIAPFSGMQNRALAPLWHRLGSLIFKYGNHFYQLQGLRQYKDKFNPVWEPVYIATPSGLALPETLINLISLISSGYKKALPP
- the mgtA gene encoding magnesium-translocating P-type ATPase gives rise to the protein MNENKFAFWSQPQAAVFLKFDTSKEGLSVDSANLRMKQNSLNSLKKRQSHSALRLFITQFTSPIILILILASLLSILLHDRADAVIILSIVAISGLLGFFQERGATNAVAKLLALVRIEACVLRGGKQVDIAVEDVVPGDIVILDAGDVIPGDCLIFESQDLFVDEASLTGETFPVEKSEAILPEDTALMQRSNALWMGTHVISGDAKAVVIHTGKETEFGKVSDSLSHHPPETEFEHGIRRFGYMLMELTSVIVIIIFAVNVYLNRPVIDSLLFSMALAVGLTPQLLPAIISINLSHGARNMAKHKVIVKRLASIENFGSMNILCSDKTGTLTEGTVMLQSALGTTGIPNEKVFLHAFLNASFESGFTNPIDQAIRDHRILDISRFSKRNEAPYDFSRKRLSVLVAEDNKLLMITKGAMSNILEVCSQAELPDGNRVDILEMIPQIEKLFAENSASGFRTLGLAYKYLESNAVFSKNCEEGMVFTGFLTLHDPLKANIRAIISTLKKTGISLKVITGDNHLVAAKLGADLGLASPKILTGKDLNNISSLALPMRAMHTDIFAEVEPNQKERIILALKKIGNVVGYIGDGINDASALHAADVGISVNTAVDVAKDAADIVLLENDLGVIVEGVILGRRTFANTMKYVFMATSANFGNMFSMAGASLFLSFLPLLPKQVLLTNLATDFPEMNIATDTVDEEMIKAPHRWNIKFIRNFMLTFGLVSSIFDYLTFGVLLLILHASPEEFRTGWFVESVISASLIVMVIRTRKVFYRSKPGKALLLATIIVVAATLLLPYTPIAQLMGFVALPFKFMVFLVLIIVSYICVTEIAKHYFYKHVRD